One segment of Carya illinoinensis cultivar Pawnee chromosome 1, C.illinoinensisPawnee_v1, whole genome shotgun sequence DNA contains the following:
- the LOC122300867 gene encoding zinc finger BED domain-containing protein RICESLEEPER 1-like — protein sequence MSEQVPTVEYSSASPLVEIEVNGITGREEFNAIECDSNDGNNEVDSIIGGEENPSSTTHFHMHLTSCLPHIAAFKRQNVLTIDMKGSECVNVVKNFSYDMKKIEKKKLKTILRGVNKVSITTDMWTSGQKISYMVITCHFVDPDWHLQKRVLNFCNVPPPHNGIIIADALQKCFTDWGIENKVSTITVDNARYNDVALRVLKDVFSLKKKLSIRGQLFHVRCCAHITNLLVKDGLSEIGEIVDCVREGVKYLVASEARIKQFSNIAKQLQLPSKKLFLDVPTRWNSTYLMLAAALEFREVFSRYGDRDQGFNYVPSVENWTKVENVCQILAVFNEVTNIISGTEYPTANLFLPEVWRIKEVLNKKSLDLNDYIRAMVVKMNTKFDKYWGECNLLMAMAAVLDPRFKMMLVQFCFPVIYSEPEATRNIDTILRILYELYDEYAEDYNLANVESSGHENARDIGSSCSSSINVVGKNVMSGKSIFESFVRRNDTIRPVKSDLDVYLEEGVYVCSEDSDLHFDALEWWNVNDLKYRILSKMAPDILSIPITIVAPESTFSAGGRVIDPYRASMSVETVEMLLCGADWVRVDGDWHLTSF from the exons ATGTCTGAACAAGTACCAACTGTTGAATACTCATCTGCAAGTCCACTGGTAGAGATTGAAGTTAATGGTATTACTGGTAGAGAAGAATTTAATGCTATAGAGTGTGATAGTAATGATGGGAATAATGAAGTTGATAGTATTATTGGTGGAGAAGAAAACCCAA GTTCTACAACTCACTTTCATATGCACTTGACTAGTTGTCTTCCACACATAGCTGCTTTTAAGAGGCAAAATGTTTTGACTATTGACATGAAGGGTTCTGAATGTGTGAATGTTGTAAAAAATTTCTCGTATGATATGAAAAAG attgagaaaaagaaGTTGAAGACAATATTGAGAGGTGTGAATAAAGTCAGTATAACAACCGACATGTGGACTTCAGGTCAAAAGATCTCATATATGGTTATTACGTGTCATTTTGTTGATCCTGATTGGCATTTACAAAAAAGAgtcttaaatttttgtaatGTCCCACCACCACACAACGGGATTATTATTGCTGATGCTCTTCAAAAGTGTTTCACTGATTGGGGAATTGAGAACAAAGTATCTACAATAACAGTGGACAATGCTAGATATAATGATGTAGCTTTAAGGGTTCTCAAAGATGTTTTCAGTTTGAAAAAGAAGTTATCCATCAGGGGGCAGCTTTTTCATGTGCGTTGTTGCgcacatataacaaatttattgGTTAAAGATGGACTAAGTGAGATTGGTGAAATTGTCGACTGTGTTCGAGAAGGGGTGAAGTACTTGGTTGCATCAGAAGCTCGTATCAAGCAGTTTAGTAATATTGCAAAACAATTGCAATTACCAAGCAAAAAACTTTTTTtggatgttcctaccagatggaataGCACTTATCTAATGCTAGCTGCAGCCTTAGAGTTTAGGGAAGTCTTTTCGAGATATGGAGATAGAGATCAAGGCTTTAATTATGTTCCAAGTGTTGAGAATTGGACCAAAGTAGAAAATGTCTGTCAAATTTTGGCAGTTTTTAATGAGGTTACAAACATTATCTCAGGAACTGAGTATCCAACTGCTAACTTATTCCTTCCTGAGGTATGGAGAATAAAAGAGGTGTTGAACAAGAAGTCTCTTGACCTAAATGATTACATACGAGCAATGGTTGTGAagatgaatacaaaatttgataaatattggggggaaTGTAATTTGCTTATGGCAATGGCTGCTGTTTTGGATCCAAGGTTCAAGATGATGCTAGTTCAATTCTGTTTTCCAGTAATTTATTCAGAACCCGAAGCCACTAGAAACATAGATACCATCTTGAGAATCTTATATGAGCTATATGATGAGTATGCTGAAGATTATAATTTAGCTAATGTGGAGTCGAGTGGACATGAAAATGCTCGAGACATAGGTTCTTCTTGTAGTAGCTCTATCAATGTTGTGGGGAAGAATGTGATGAGTGGCAAGTCTATATTTGAATCATTCGTTAGAAGGAATGATACCATTCGTCCAGTGAAATCTGATTTGGATGTTTATTTAGAGGAAGGTGTCTATGTTTGTAGTGAGGATTCAGATTTACATTTTGATGCCTTGGAGTGGTGGAATGTTAATGATCTAAAATACCGCATTTTATCTAAGATGGCACCTGATATTTTGTCAATTCCAATTACTATAGTGGCTCCAGAATCTACATTTAGTGCTGGTGGTAGAGTAATTGATCCTTATCGCGCATCAATGTCTGTTGAAACAGTAGAAATGTTATTATGTGGAGCTGACTGGGTTCGG GTTGATGGTGATTGGCATTTGActagtttttaa
- the LOC122281738 gene encoding putative leucine-rich repeat receptor-like serine/threonine-protein kinase At2g19230, with amino-acid sequence MDIGATTELLLVLKACLFFVIATAVLGALNSEHAAPGNINIRHGGRKLAEIPGFISIACGRNEDNYIDPTGIPYTSDKGFIDTGIAETASGNYDDPLKNTLRSFPQGKRNCYTLRPNEGKNNKYLIRAKFAYGNYDGKVEGPVFDLYLGVNKWTTVYNTYPRCYEIIHVASRDYIDVCLVNIGQGVPFITSLELRHLDSSMYRIASGALSTFGRSDVGRTGSVIRYPDDAYDRYWYPSVEDDWIEIASSSTIYAVSSSDEAYGLPAEVMKTAAKTQNASIPLQAYFTGLDPLSKFYCYFHFAEVEKLEPGQQRELTISLNGQRYLTESVKLDYLNPHTTVLDNPPITGAPTFYFSINAAQGTYLPPILNAYEIFKWVELPNEPTAKEDVQAIMEIKARYNVTRNWQGDPCVPSEYSWDGLNCTNDNHPRIISLNLSSSKLTGDITTSFSKLEQLQSLDLSFNNLTGPLPPVLEQLPNLNCLYLKGNNFTGSIPEALLEQFRNGKLDLDLCLYTPCKGKKKKEFVIPVLASSITAVSILLFIVSVLAIYRRKRGSDRVTKSTIKSKNRQYSYYEVVKITNNFKNIIGKGGFGNVYLGKLKDETQVAVKFLSPSSNQGYKEFRAEAQLLMVVHHRNLVTLVGYCDDSENKALIYEYMANGNLQQHLSVTNPNVLTWNERLCIAVDIAHGLDYLHNGCKPPIIHRDLKPSNILLNEYMQAKLADFGLSRALANESDSHVSTCPAGTLGYLDTEFAISGNFNKKSDVYSFGIILFELITGRPAIIRGPMLNNHILDWVYPLIERADIQNIVDPRLEGEFNTNSAWKFVEIAMLCTLSVAIQRPDMSQVLAELKECLALVMTRGRSQSMALECRTSGMPHNSFHLELESEIAPVAG; translated from the exons ATGGATATTGGTGCAACTACAGAATTACTTCTGGTTTTGAAAGCGTGCCTCTTTTTTGTTATAGCGACTGCTGTTCTTGGAGCTCTCAACTCAGAACACGCTGCTCCAGGGAACATTAATATTCGTCATGGTGGAAGAAAACTTGCTGAAATTCCAG GTTTCATCAGCATTGCGTGTGGTAGAAATGAAGATAATTACATTGACCCGACAGGTATTCCTTACACGTCAGATAAAGGATTTATAGATACTGGAATAGCTGAAACGGCGTCTGGAAATTATGATGATCCGCTGAAAAATACATTGAGAAGTTTTCCTCAAGGAAAAAGGAATTGTTACACCCTGCGACCTAATGAAGGCAAAAACAACAAGTACTTGATCAGAGCCAAATTCGCGTATGGAAATTATGATGGCAAAGTCGAGGGCCCAGTATTTGACCTGTATCTTGGGGTTAATAAGTGGACAACAGTATACAATACGTATCCAAGGTGTTATGAGATAATTCACGTAGCTTCGAGGGATTACATAGACGTTTGTCTTGTGAACATTGGCCAAGGTGTACCCTTCATTACATCGTTGGAGCTACGGCATTTGGACTCTTCCATGTATCGCATCGCGAGCGGGGCATTGTCAACGTTTGGGCGAAGTGATGTTGGCAGAACAGGCAGTGTGATCAG GTATCCAGACGATGCGTATGATCGGTACTGGTACCCTTCAGTAGAAGATGATTGGATTGAAATTGCCTCTAGCTCGACCATTTACGCGGTGTCCAGCAGTGATGAAGCTTATGGATTGCCAGCTGAAGTGATGAAGACTGCTGCCAAAACACAGAACGCGAGCATTCCCTTACAAGCTTACTTCACGGGGCTAGATcctctttcaaaattttattgttACTTTCATTTCGCTGAGGTTGAGAAACTTGAACCTGGCCAGCAGCGAGAATTGACAATTTCTTTGAATGGTCAACGCTATTTGACAGAATCTGTTAAACTTGATTATCTAAATCCACATACAACGGTCCTAGATAATCCGCCAATTACAGGAGCGCCGACGTTTTACTTCTCAATAAATGCGGCTCAGGGAACTTATCTTCCTCCAATCCTCAACGCCTATGAGATTTTCAAGTGGGTAGAGCTACCAAATGAACCAACTGCCAAAGAGGACG TTCAAGCTATCATGGAAATCAAGGCACGCTACAACGTGACTAGAAACTGGCAAGGCGATCCATGTGTTCCAAGTGAATACTCGTGGGATGGTTTAAACTGCACTAATGACAATCATCCAAGGATCATCTCATT GAACTTGAGCTCAAGCAAATTGACAGGGGATATCACTACTTCATTCTCCAAGCTCGAACAACTGCAGTCCTT aGATTTGTCATTTAACAACTTAACTGGGCCACTGCCACCAGTTTTGGAACAGCTACCTAATTTAAACTGTCT GTATTTAAAGGGGAACAATTTCACAGGTTCAATTCCTGAGGCTCTTCTGGAACAGTTTAGGAATGGAAAATTGGACTTAG ATCTTTGTCTATACACTCCATGTaagggaaagaagaaaaaggagttTGTCATTCCAGTTCTTGCATCGTCTATAACAGCAGTCTCCATCCTTCTCTTCATCGTTAGTGTTCTTGCTATATATAGAAGGAAAAGAGGATCAG ACAGGGTTACCAAATCCACCATCAAATCAAAGAATCGACAATATAGCTACTATGAGGTTGTCAAGATAACCAATAACTTCAAAAACATCATTGGAAAAGGAGGATTTGGAAATGTGTACCTCGGCAAATTGAAAGATGAAACTCAAGTTGCTGTTAAGTTTCTCTCTCCTTCATCAAACCAAGGGTACAAGGAATTTAGAGCGGAG GCACAGCTGTTAATGGTAGTTCATCATAGAAACTTGGTTACTCTTGTTGGATACTGTGATGACAGTGAAAACAAGGCGCTCATATACGAGTACATGGCCAACGGGAATTTACAGCAGCATTTGTCAG TGACAAACCCAAATGTCTTAACATGGAATGAGCGACTTTGTATTGCAGTGGACATAGCACACG GGTTGGATTATCTACATAATGGTTGCAAGCCACCTATCATCCACAGAGATTTAAAACCGTCCAACATCCTACTAAACGAATACATGCAAGCCAAGTTGGCTGATTTTGGGCTTTCTAGAGCCCTTGCCAACGAAAGTGATTCCCACGTGTCAACTTGCCCAGCTGGCACTTTGGGATACCTGGATACAGA ATTTGCAATATCTGGAAACTTCAACAAGAAAAGTGACGTCTATAGCTTTGGGATTATTTTGTTTGAGCTTATAACTGGTCGCCCTGCAATAATAAGAGGACCTATGCTAAACAATCACATACTCGACTGGGTTTATCCTTTGATTGAAAGGGCAGATAtccaaaacattgttgatcCAAGACTAGAAGGAGAATTCAACACCAATTCTGCCTGGAAATTTGTGGAAATAGCCATGTTGTGCACACTATCGGTTGCAATCCAAAGGCCAGACATGAGTCAGGTATTGGCAGAACTGAAAGAATGTTTGGCTCTGGTAATGACTCGTGGGAGAAGCCAATCGATGGCACTTGAGTGCAGAACTTCAGGCATGCCACACAACTCGTTTCATTTGGAGCTAGAATCAGAAATTGCTCCCGTCGCCGGATAG